Below is a window of Lepisosteus oculatus isolate fLepOcu1 chromosome 8, fLepOcu1.hap2, whole genome shotgun sequence DNA.
CCTTGTTTGCAATGTCGGAATGAAAAATGTTAAGCCCAGGATGGGTCAGAGTAGTCCAGCAAATTTTGCTCGGGGTTGATCGTCCTCCTGTTTTGTCCTTCCTCTCGTTTTGTCGAGACCCGAGTTGTTTCTACAGCACAGCTGTGGCCGATTTTGGTGTTTGACTGCAAGGACCAGACCCACACACGCACCCTGGTGCAGGTTTACTAGCGGTTGTCTTGGCACATAagatggggttttttttttggccttcctcatttttttatttttaatgtgctttAATGTTTAGAGGGTACCACAGATCTgtactttttaaacatttaatgttgTATTGAATTTATTGTTGTCTCCTCTGGGTGCTGTTGGAACAATAAGAGTTTTAAGAACTTCACGTGTTTTTATTCCataatacaaaatgtacagaAGTAGTTTGAAACCATtctgaaaatgatcaaatgaaaaATCCACAATATAAATTTTACATAAACCTCTAGATAATAAATAGCATATAAAACATACTAGTCATTACTTTTCTCTTTGTTACTCTATATATATAAGTATGAACCATCTGTTACAGCACAGGTAGAGAATTGTACTATTACTACTTATCCTTTACTTTTCCCTAAACTGGTCATTTTGATTGTCTACACTGTTTTCACAACTGAAACAAAGCCCTTTGCCTGGTATGATATGGCAAAGTAAAAACCCATTTCATGCACATCATAACCTCTTCCGGGGTTTTGAGGTTTTAACATCTGATTTGCTGTGTCTGGTTAGTATGTATATACAGGGTGTGTATTAATACACTAATTGTCAAATCACATGCCGGAAGATTTTCTTAATATGTTCAGACTGTAAACGGTGCAGAGCGTAACTATTCAAACACTTCATATCCAAACAACTACAATTAACAGTCTAAGGTTTCTTTTATCAACCAGACTTGGATCCATGAAAAGGGTCACTGCTTGgacttttttccctttctctggTAAACAACACTGAGAGATGGGCTGATGTATTCAGCTCACTCTTCTGCAAGAACATATCCTATGAATATGAAAGTGCAGCTGAAGTAATGACATTAGCTGTCAAAAACAGGGGTTTCTTTCcttctgtttggttttggttccTGTTCACATTTAGAACAGCATTACGTGCAGCACTTGTGCTAAGAGGAGTGGGAGATATAACAGTCCAAGGCAGATGCAGGAATTGCGAAGTCATTCACGTGATGTTATGATTTTCACCTTTCTGGAGACTAGACTAGAGAGAAAATGCCAACTCTTAATAACTGGGCTGCGCACAGTTTTGCATGTATGCAGAACACGATGGATCTGTCTCGGCGAAGCTTGCGAAAACCTTTCCACAATTTAACTAGGATCCCAATGGTTCTTTcgattcttattttatttatacaatcAAAGCTGGCAGTTTCCATccgattttttttctgttgcaatTTCCTCATCAGTTACAGACATCTTAGAAAATACAGATGATACAATCTTTAACAGTTGTGCCGTTTTCATTGTAGAGCATGGAGGTTTCCAAAGAGCCTGAATTATCAGAAATACAAAGTGCTTTTCAGGGGTATGAAGAGAATTACCTTAAACTGAGGAAAGGCCTTTTAATACCCATTAAACAGTGACTTGTTTTCAGGGTGCGCTGAGATTCAGATGAGAATGTAGTTCTTTTCTCAGAGCACAGTAAAGTGTCTTGGCAGAGTTTATGGGTCTGAACCCCCTTACTGTAAGAAGCACTCTCGCTTCAGGTGGGTATGTTATTGAGTCCTTGGCTGTCAACGTTGGGGGCAAGCAAGACAATATTGCACTTCTGTAGCAGTGAACATCACCTAGGCCAATGTGATATAGGGCAGTCAAACACCACAAGGCATCTTCATGTGGAAGGATCGCACTGGATTAGGGGCCATCAGCATCTCATTCTCAGTCATTTTAAATCCTAAAAAATGAATCGGGATTGCAGTTTTGTCTACATGAAACGGGGGCGGGGGGGGACAAATACTTGCCAGAAACACCCGGCAATCTGCAGTCTAGAAACCAAGAAAGAAGAATGCGACTCATGTATGAGGAAGTCTAAAAACTAAACGCTGGTTTCAGTTACCAGACACATGTGTCACTGTTTACTTCGCAGCTCAGTCTAAGCTTTAACAGGCTCAGTGCTTTCGGGCTCTGTGCCCGTGCCATCGCTGTGAGCAATTTTCTTCGGCAGCAGCAATGCAGAGAACATACTGGGGAAAGCGGTGTCCTTCTCACATCGTCATCGTTGCCTCTGACCTACCTGGAAACACAATGCAGAGCACAGACGCCGAGCCTGTTGTGACTTACTGATGCTCTTTCACACTTCTGGCTCAAAGCCCTCACACTGAAAAATCTTAGAGCTAAATTCAAACTGCAGACGGTGATTAGATGCATTTGGCCTTcctattattttaaaagtcagATGTTGAACCCAAGACTTTATTTATTAACCTATAAACCTATACCTATACAcatgcacactgggcttaaggtGGCCCTACTCTCTTTCTGAAATCCTTGAAAAAGAGCACTTAATGAGATTTCTTTGTTAAGTAAAGCACCATGTCTGTGTGGACCTTAGAGAGACCAGATTGgccttttcttgaaaaaagttaaaaaaaaaaaacctgaacatAGACTATTGACAGATTAAACTAAAAAGCATCTGAGTGAGAAAAAATGTGTAATAATCCCAGCCTAAATACTGTGAATAAGTAGGGTTCTCTGACCAGGCTTCGTGGTACATTGTACATTGTGCATTCTGatgaaggtactgtatgcagGGTGGAACGCATCTCTTTTCTCCTGCCAGTAATAGATAGGACATGTTTTGAAGACTGAGCAATTTGGACACAAACCTGAATTTGTCAAGAAAATCAGACACCCAAGCAACCCAGGTGTCTACCAGTCCTCTTGGTTGCAGAAACGTGTCTCTCTCTATGTACACCAGTTAAAGCTGCAGCTCCACCAGCACGTGGGCTGGACCCCACACAGGGCCGTGCTACAGCGTAGCGTACAGCTGTAGTTCGGCTCACTTGGCCAGGACGTTGAGCTCCTTCTCGGAGCTGAGGCTGACGGAGGTGGTCTCCCGGCGGCTGTCCTTGGACCTCCTCTCCGTCGGGGAGGAGGACGTGGTGCCCTCCTCCCAGGTGCGCAGGGGGCAGACCCGGGCCGCCATGCCCGGGAAGTGGGAGTGCGCGGGCCGGCCGTCGGTCACGGTGAAGCAGCTGCCCGCGGCCGAGCCCCGCGGCTGGCCTGTCCTGCAGAGGGAGCCGCAGAGCAGCGCCAGGAACTCCTTGCGCACGCTGCGGTGCATGTAGCCGTAGATGTAGGGGTGAATGCAGCACTGCAAGAAGAACAGGATGAGGGCCAGGGAGCTGAGCCAGGGGGGCACGGAATTGCTGGGGTTGATGGAGATGGTGCCGAGGATACTGTAGGGCCCCATGCTGAAGATGTATGAGGACACGATGACGAAGACGACCTTAGCTGCCTTGCAGTGGTAGTGGAACTTCCTGTGCCGCGTCTTTGTGGGGTACCCCGCCGAGTACCCCaggggctgctgctgctccgGGCCCGGGGTGCCGTGGCTGGCGGCCTGCGTGGGGTGGACCAGGGCGTTTTGCCTCCTGGCCGCCCGGAACACCATCCAGTAGCAGCCCAGCATGATGCAGACGGGCACCCAGAAGGAGGAGGTGGAGACCAAGGAGGAGTAGGAGTAACTGGAGGACCACACCACCGTGCAGAGGCTGTGGCGCCGGTCGAAGGCGATGGCCCCCCAGCCATACAGGGGAGGCGTGCTCTGCAGGACGCtcagcagccaggtgagggcgATCAGGTTGGTCCCCAGGTGAGGCGTCATCCGGGTGGGGTAGGAGAGAGGGTGGATGATGGCCAGGTACCTGTCCACGGACACCACGATGATGGTGTTGACCCCGGCGAAGGCGAACAGGTGCATGAGCACCACCAGGGCCTGGCACAGGCGGGCGTCCAGCGGCCAGACGCCGGGGACGGCGGCGGCGATGGCGAACGGCATCACCAGCACGGTCTGCAGCAGGTCGGCCAGCAGCAGGTTGAGGACGAAGCGGTTGGCCACGTGCAGCAGCTGGGGCTTGCGGTGGAACACCAGGAGCACCAGCACGTTCCCGAACAGGGAGGCGCAGAGGATGGCGAGGATCAGGGCGATCTTCAGCGCGCTGTGGGCCGGAGAGGAGGCCCAGGGCGCGGCGCTGGAGTTGCCGCCCAGGCTGGGGGCCGGGAGGCTGGGCATGGCGCTGGTGAGCGTGCAGGTGGGCGGAGGAGCAGGGGGATCGCCCGGCCCTGCATGTGTGGCCCTCAGCAGGTTGGCTCTTCCTGCTGCTGGGCTCCGGCGACCATCCAGCAACCTGGCGTGCACACAGGCAAATCTGCTCACACCTGACCCTCAGAAAACACACCCTCTACAGTCCTTATTTTGCCATCAAAAGTGAAGAAGCTGAGAACATTTCTTTTCCCGAAACTCGTTTGTGTGTTTTTGCCGTGATGAATTCATCGCGCTACATTTTCTCTCGGCGAACTGACCTTGTGTTCAGATCTCCTTTACAAGGCTTTTCTCTGCTCCAGCGATCAGCCATTCCGCTCAGGCTGAAGATGGACGCACGTGCAGTTCTCAGATTTACATATTGAAGAACATTTCTGGATATATCCCAGGTAATATCGCGTTTTAATGATGCGTGTTTTCATACCAGGCAATCAAGTGCATTTCCTAAGCGCAATGTCGTCGGTTCGTTCACTCAAACGCGACAGTAATAAAATGGAAATACGAAGAAAACAGTTTTGAATGAGCAaatctatatatatacacacacaaaacGACCGCTGAATACCGGAAAACACTGAATGGCATTAAAAAAGAGAATACCAGTCTCCTCTAGAGAACACAAATGCCAAAACCATACTTATTGTAAATGTCATTGTTCgtgttaataataaataaccaGATTCTACCTTCAGCTGGCCGGGTGCTTGCACGGAACATCCTCTGTGGGCGACTTGGATGCCGTGGGCGCCGTCTCTGTGTGCTACTCCTTCACCCTGCGGGTCTTGCTAGGTTGCAGACGGACGAGCCGCGGCTGTGACGAGCGGCGCCGGGCTCCCATTTTTGTCAGCGCTGTGCTGTCGGCGGCGGACCCCTGCGCCTTCGCCACTTCCCGGAGGCCGCCGGCCAGGAGAGAGGCTCATTCGCGTCCGCACCTGCACCGTTTCTACCGCCTCTCCTAACGTCTGGATGTCCTAAAATCAGATTTCCCCCACCTGCCGCCGCGACAGGTTCGGCTCGCTGGCAGATccccctgcaaaaaaaaaacggcaGCTTCCCGCTGACTGCTGTCGCTGTGGATAGCCGGTTTTATTGGTATTTTCGGTTTTTTATTTCCGCCGATAAAACAGCAGCATCTGCTTCTCAGAACAGCGGGATCATACCATTAGAGACCCCCCGCCGGATGCGGTGCAGCTCCCGGGTGCTGCTATTTTGAGACCAGACTTCGAGGAACAGGGTCCTCCTGCCCGAATTGGTAACTCGCGTCGCTTTTCCATACCTGCGCCGCGAAAACGAGATGTGCGTTTCATCCCTGTGACTAGGGCAGCCCGGTTTCAGGATACCCTTCGGTCCTCGGCCTCTCCGCTTCTTGTCGTTTGGCGTCCTAGCGGTATAATAACCGCGCGACGACGGCACGTCTTATTGTGTGACACCACGCCATCAATATCAGATGGCCTGTTACAAGGACACTGGTCTTCCCAGCTCAATTGACTGAATATCACAGCCTTTCCCGGTCTCGTCTCTGGGGTTTTGTCCTGAAACGAGGTGGCTGTAGTACCTGGCTGAACGGATTTATAATGCAGTAAAGgctcttatatatatatatctcagtTCATGTTCGGAGGGATTCAACTAAGTCTAGGTTTGCACAGCTGTGTGTTCAAGAACAACGAAGAACTGACTAACAGACTCATGCCATTTAGAGACATTTGCCCTTTGGATCAATTAtaatttccttgtttttttttctctgtgacgTTTGTAGGAGCACAGAGCTCCCAGACTGTTAAATACTTGTGGTGCTTTGACAGGAGCAGCCTGACTGACAGGCTTCTGTGCGGCAGAATTGGAGGCTCTGCGTTCCGATCTTATCGGTGCTATTACACAGGACGACCACGAGGTGGAGACAAAGGCCTTACAATGATGCAGGTCGGCTTTCTTCTCGCGACCTAACAATTTAGGGTGAAACAGCTGACACTAAGAAGTCCcacgtgtttacaaagacatAGACCCCCGTCTTTTaacaaaagatcctcaaaaagGTCAAATGTTATGAATTCTAGCCATTATGTTTTAAGAACATGGGTAAGAGTAGGTGGTACCGTAGAGTGTCAGCTCTTGGTCCCGGGTTCGATTTTGGTCTGTgttctgtgtagagtttgtaagTTACGCTAGGGTTTCCACTCACAGCTCAAAGACATGCTGCTTAGGTTAAGTGGGGTCTGGGAACACCCATAGGTGTGTCTGAGCcccagtgtcctgtccagggtgttgtGTCGGACAGGCTGGGCTCAGGCTCAAACGTGGGTGGATTGATAAAGTAAGGTCAGGCAAAGGAAATTACAAAAATGGTCATTTTCCAGCACCCTGGTTTTCATTACTTTGCAATTGTTACAACTGCGACAACAGTATTTTATTGTCTGACTTCTCAGAAATAGGTGTGGCATCGAAGAAGCTATgtttcacacacacaaaaactaaCAAGACATGTGACAgtacaaataaacatgtctaTTACATAAGATAAGGTCATtgtattggccatatacattttcttgcattaggaattcgtcttttcacagaccccagcttgctctccattagACACACAGataaggagagaagcttggggtcagagcgcagggtcagccattgtacagcacccctggagcagttggggttaagggccttgctcagggggccaacagagtaggattcctctgccagccacggaatgtgaaccagcaaccttccaaccacaggtgcaatgccactgctctgccccatAATGGAGATACTCATGTCACAACACCCTTACAGCAATCCCCACCACTGCGCCAGAAACCTGTCAATCTACTCCCCCCCTGCAGTCACACTGAGCCCATATAAGCACACATCACCCACTGAGAGCACTTGCCCATGAACCAGCACTCATTTGGCCGAAacgtttgtgttttctttcttctcttgtgagcatggaatgaacctgtCACTTGTTCCTTAACCTCCTAGTACTCCccgtctatgaactggcttcatcacactgagagctggtgtgtgatgagcgctctggcgcactctggctgctgtcacatcatccaggtggcactgaacactggtgggggtggaggggatccccatgacctgtaaagggcattgagtggagtgtccagaaaagcgctatagaagtgtaagcaattattattattatccagcAGAGACAGTTGTTCACACTGTACCTACAAATCCCGTGTTTCCTGTCTGGATTTACTCATTCATTTGAATTCCTTGCAGTTGTTTAGTGTTTCTCATTGCGAAGGCCCCCCCTGCACTTCACACTGGGGGACCCACTTCAGCCCCCGCTGCCCAGCAGACCCGGTGGAGATTTGGAAAATTAGGGAGTTGGGGATGCCATGTTTTCTGGGAATTCATGCCTCTTTCCCCTAGGTGGCACATTATAGTTAAAGGTGTAATAACGGACCAAAATGCAATTCACCAGGACTAAAGGGAGCTGGTATAAATGAAATCCCGAAGTCCCAAGACACAGGGGTATCACAGTCACTCAAAGCAGACAGCGAACGCAGAACAAAGAAGCAGAAATATAATTCCAGTCTGGAACAGCTCGGGTCCCACGGATCTCGAACCCCGCCAAATAGAGAATGAGACACACTGTTGCTACCCCTTTCCACCATCTATCCTCATATCCTCCGTTACTGGGGGAGAAAGAGAAATCAACAATAAAATGGCACCGAAGTGGATCATGGCACATAAAGAACAGTGTATCTCAATACCAGAGTATGTGATGTGTTTTATCAGCAGCACAATCAGAGGCAGCCCAGCTTTCTTCATGGCAAGATATAACAGCAGTAACAAGCTGGACCACTTCATCTTGCACAGCGGCAGAGCAGTGAAGTCTGGCCGTCTGGTTGCAGGTAGCTCATCGATCTCTGGATCCCATCCTTTGGAGAGCTCGACACAGGGACCCTGAGCCCCTGATCTCAGCCTGGACGAGCAGCTTCTGCTGCTTCACTGTGagactgtgactgtgactgtgactgtgactgtgactgtgagactgtgactgtgactgtgactgtgactgtgactgtgactgtgactgtgactgtgactgtgagactgtgagactgtgactgtgactgtgactgtgactgtgagactgtgagactgtgactgtgactgtgactgtgactaTGACTATGACTTTGACTGTGagactgtgactgtgactgtgagACTGTCACTGTGagactgtgactgtgactgtgagACTGTGACTGTGAGAttgtgact
It encodes the following:
- the gpr101 gene encoding probable G-protein coupled receptor 101; translated protein: MPSLPAPSLGGNSSAAPWASSPAHSALKIALILAILCASLFGNVLVLLVFHRKPQLLHVANRFVLNLLLADLLQTVLVMPFAIAAAVPGVWPLDARLCQALVVLMHLFAFAGVNTIIVVSVDRYLAIIHPLSYPTRMTPHLGTNLIALTWLLSVLQSTPPLYGWGAIAFDRRHSLCTVVWSSSYSYSSLVSTSSFWVPVCIMLGCYWMVFRAARRQNALVHPTQAASHGTPGPEQQQPLGYSAGYPTKTRHRKFHYHCKAAKVVFVIVSSYIFSMGPYSILGTISINPSNSVPPWLSSLALILFFLQCCIHPYIYGYMHRSVRKEFLALLCGSLCRTGQPRGSAAGSCFTVTDGRPAHSHFPGMAARVCPLRTWEEGTTSSSPTERRSKDSRRETTSVSLSSEKELNVLAK